GGAAGTTTTCCCGCGTCGTGTCGACATAGCGGCCCTTGAGCTCGTTCTTGTCGGAATGCGCGATGGCGTGAACCACGAAGTCGAGCACGCCCCATTCCTTCTCCAGCGTCTCGAAAGCCGCATCGAGGCTCGCCGGGTCCGTCACGTCGCAAGGCAGCAGCAGCTTCGAGCCGGCGGATGCCGCCAGCGGCTTCACGCGCCGTCCGAAGCTTTCGCCCTGATAGGTGAAGGCGAGTTCCGCGCCATGTGCCGCCAGCGCCCGCGCAATGCCCCAGGCGATCGAGTGATCGTTCGCCACACCCATGATAAGGCCGCGCCGGCCCTTCATCAGCGGCCCTGTCAGCACCAATGCGCCTTCGCCCGCCTTCTCTCCGCCAGAACCATGCATGCGTGTCTCGCTTCCCAATTGTTCAGCCCCGCTTCCGGCACCGCCGGTCCCGTTCCCCTCGGGCTGCGTTCACCCGTTATAGCGTTGCAGTGCCAGCGTCGCGTTGGTGCCGCCGAAACCGAAACTGTTCGAGATCGCGAGATTGATGTCGGCATTGTCGATGCGCGTCCGCGCAATGTTGGCGTCGGCGACCGCCGGGTCGATCTCGTCGATATTGGCGCTCGCCGCTATGAAGCCGGACTGCATCATCAGCAGCGTGTAGATGGCTTCGTGAACGCCCGCCGCGCCCTGTGCGTGGCCGGTCAGCGATTTCGTGGCGCTGATCGGCGGCATGTCGGCGCCGAAGACTTCGCGGATCGCGTTGATCTCGGGAATGTCGCCCACAGGCGTCGATGTCGCATGCGGGTTGATGTAGTCGACTTTCTCTTTGACGTTCTGCAGCGCCATCTTCATGCAGCGCACCGCGCCTTCGCCGGAAGGGGCCACCATGTCGGCGCCGTCCGCCGTCGCGCCATAGCCGACGATCTCGGCATAGATCTTCGCGCCGCGCGCCTTCGCGTGTTCGAGCTCTTCCAGCACGAGAATGCCGCCGCCGCCGGTGATGACGAAGCCGTCGCGGTCCTTGTCATAGGCGCGGCTCGCCTTTTCCGGCGTGTCGTTCCGCTTCGCCGACATCGCGCCCATCGCGTCGAAGAGCACCGACAATGTCCAGTCGAGTTCCTCGCCGCCGCCGGCAAACATCACGTCCTGCTTGCCCCACTGTATCATCTCGGCCGCATTGCCGATGCAGTTCGCCGAGGTCGAGCAGGCCGAGCTGATGGAGTAGTTGACGCCCTTGGTCTTGTACCAGGTCGAAAGATTGGCCGAGCAGGTCGAGGACATCGCCTTCGGCACCGCGAAGGGGCCGACTTTCTTCGGGCCTTTCACGGGCTCCGTGCGCGCCATGTCGGCGGCGGCGACGATCGCCTTGGTCGAAGGTCCGCCCGAACCGACGATGAGCCCCGTGCGCGGGTTGCTCACATCGCTTTCCTCGAGCCCCGCATCGCGGATCGCCTGTTCCATCGCGATCCAGGCATAGGCCGCGCCATCGCCCATGAAGCGCCGCGCGCGCCGGTCCACCGCCTCGTCGAGATTGATCTTCAGGCTGCCATGCACCTGGCTCCTGAACCCCATCTCCGCATAGGTATCGGCTCTCACGATGCCGGATTTGCCTTCACGCAGGCTCCCGACGACTTCTTGAGTGTTGTTTCCGATGCTGGAAACGATGCCCATGCCTGTGACGACGACTCGCCTCATGGCAGCCTCTCTTTCACTGCGGATCAATTACCTGCACGCTGATGGAAATCATGTGCGTTGCGTTGTTCTCTCGGGCCGTCCGGTTCTCAGGCGGCTTGTTCTTCCGTCTGCAGCCCGACCTTCATGTCGGTGATCGTAAACGCCAGTTCGCCATCCGCCAGAATAGTGCAATCGGCAACGCCGACCACGAGACGGCGGTTCACCACGCGCTTCAGCTGAATGATGTATTCGATCTTTTTGACCGCGGGCGTCACCATCGCGGAAAACTTCACCTCGCCCACGCCGACCGCGCGGCCCTTGCCCTTGCCGCCGATCCAGCCGAGAAAAAATCCGAGAAGCTGCCACGCGCCGTCAAGGCCGAGGCAGCCCGGCATGATCGGGTCGCCCTCGAAATGGCAGGGGAAGAACCAGAGCTCCGGCTTGATGTCGAATTCGGCTTTGATGAGGCCCTTGCCGTGTTCGCCGCCCTCATCCGAAATATGCGTGATGCGGTCGATCATCAGCATTGGCGGCAGCGGCAACTGGGCATTGCCGGGTCCGAACAGGCGGCCATGCGCGCATTCGAGAAGGTCGTCCAGGGAGTAAGCCGATTTCCGTTCCGCCATTGTCGTCCGCTCAAAAATGGCCCGCTTGCCGCCCCTTGCCCGGGCCGGTCCGGTGCCGTCCTCGCTCCGCGGCGCTCGCGCCGCTCCCGCTTCCTCGCTCAGCTTGGCTTGGTAACACACCCTTGGGCCGCCGCAAACCCTTGCCTTACGGGCATTTAGCGCCCTTTCCGCCCGCCGTCGAGCCCTTGACAAATGCATGACAGGGACACTATCTATCTGTTTGTAACGATTACAAACTGCACTCCGTATTCCGTAGCGGAAGGCAAAACCCAGAGGGATATGTTGGTGACGCAGGAACGCCCCTACGCACAGACACTGACCAGGCTGCGGGAAGCAGGGCTCCGCCCCACGCGCCAGCGGCTGGCTCTGGGCCGCATCTTGTTCGATGGCGGTGATCGCCATGTCACGGCCGAAGCCCTCCATGAGGAAGCGCAGAAGGCCGGCGTCAGCGTTTCCCTCGCCACGGTCTACAACACGCTGCACCAGTTCACCGGCGCGGGCCTCCTGCGCGAAGTGGTGGTGGACAGCGCGCGGACCTATTTCGACACCAATATCGACGACCACCATCACTTCTTCATCGAGAAGGATGGCGCGCTGATGGATATTGCGGGCACCGATGTCACCATCGGCAAGCTCCCGGCCGCGCCGGAAGGCATGGACATCGCCCGCGTCGATGTCATCGTCCGCCTGCATGACCGGCCCAAAGGCTGATCCTGCCAGCGCGAGACTTGAGAATTCCTCGCAAAAACAATAACTAAAATGTTTGTTTGGAATATATCCAATCTGTTGACCGCTCCGGTTAACGGTCCTAGAATCCTGTCCAACCTCCTGTAATCGCCCTTTCCCAAAGGGTGGCGGGAAGCGCCGGAAGGGCTTTTCAGCCTCGCCGGCGCGCGGCCTTGGGCGCCTCAGGGCAGGCGCCGGGCCCGGTTTCTAGTGATCGTCAAACGCACAAGGTGAGGAGCAACATCATGGCATCGCTTTCCGGTTCCAAGACCTGGGAAAATCTCAAAGAAGCGTTCGCCGGCGAAAGCCAGGCCAACCGCCGCTATCTCTATTTCGCGCAGAAGGCCGACGTCGAAGGCTTCAACGATGTCGCCGCCGTGTTCCGTTCGACCGCCGAAGGCGAGACGGGCCATGCGCATGGCCATCTCGAATTCCTCGAGGAAGTCGGCGATCCGGCGACGGGCGAGCCCATCGGCGCCACCGACAAGAACCTCAAGGCCGCCATCGCGGGCGAAACCCACGAATACACCGACATGTATCCGGGCATGGCGCGCACCGCGCGCGATGAGGGCTTCGACGAAATCGCCGACTGGTTTGAAACGCTCGCCAAGGCCGAAAAGAGCCATGCCGGACGTTTCCAGAAGGCGCTGGACAGCCTCGGCAGCTAATATCGCTGCAGCCGCAAATATCGCATAGCCGGAGAGGTTCGCCTCTCCGGCCGCGCATTTCCGTCCCGTCACCCGCCCGGAGATTTGCAGCCAATGAGCAGCCCGACAGAAGGCAGCCCGAAAGAGGGAAGCACCGAAGCCCCGATCCGTCATCCGATCGAGTGGCGCAACCCGGACTTCTACGACGCCGAAAAGATCGATGCCGAAATGCGCCGCATCTTCGACATCTGCCACGGCTGCCGCCGCTGCTTCAATCTCTGCGACAGTTTCCCTCGCCTCTTCGATCTGATCGACGAGAGCCCGACCGGCGAACTCGACGAGGTGAAGTCATCCGACTTCGGTCCCGTCGTCGAGGCCTGCACGCTCTGCGACATGTGCTACATGACGAAGTGCCCCTATGTGCCGCCGCATGAATTCAATCTCGACTTCCCGCATCTGATGTTGCGCTACCGCGCGGCGGAAGGAAAAGAGAAGCAAGGCTTCCCCTTCGTGCAGGCGCAGCTCGCGCAGACGGACCGCAACGGCAAGCTCGCCCAGCCCGTCGCCCCGCTTGCGAATTGGGGCTCCTCCCGCGCGAACAAGCTGACGCGCCCCGTCCTCGAAGCCGTCGCGGGCATCGACCGCCGCGCCGAGCTGCCGAAATTTCACGGGCAAACATTCACCATGCGCGCGAAGAAGCAGGACAAGGAAGGCCTGTCCGCGCCGAAGCCCGCGCCCGCGAGCGGCCGCAAGGCCGTCCTCTTCGCCACCTGCTTCGTCAACTACAATAATCCGGGCGTCGGCGAAGCCGCACGCCTTGTCCTCGCGCATAATGGCGTCGAGACCGAAGTCGCCTATCCCGGCTGCTGCGGCATGCCCTTCCTCGAACAGGGCAACATCGAAAAAGTTGCCGCCCAGGCGGAGAAGGTCGCGAAGGACATGTGCGCCTGGATCGACAAGGGCTACGACATCATCACGCTCACCGCTTCCTGCGGCCTGATGTTCAAATTCGAATGGCCGCTCATCCTGCCCGAAAACGAAGACGTGATGCGCCTCTCCGCCGCCACCCGCGACATCGACGAATATGTCGTCGACATCGCGAAGAAGGAGGGTCTCGCCGCCGGCCTCCGCCCGGTCGAGGGTGGCGTCACCGCCCATCTCGCCTGCCATGCCCGCGCGCAGAACATGGGCGCGAAATCGGCCGAGATGATGCGCCTCATCCCCGAGCTCAAGCTCGATGTCGTCGAGCGATGCTCCGGCCACGGAGGAACTTTCGGCGTCATGAAGGAAACCTTCGATGTCGCCATGAAGGTCGGCAAGACCGCGTCGCGCAATGTCGCGAAAACCGGCAACAAATATGTAACCTCCGATTGCCCGCTCGCCGCCAAGCATCTCACCCACGAAATCGAAACCATGGGCGAGCCGCAATTGCCGCAGGCGAGCCATCCGATCGAGATCATGGCGCGCGCCTGGGGGCTTATCTGATCCGAAAGGCTCATGAGATGACTGCAATGAAAAAAGAAATCACCCCCGCCGACATTCTCCCCTACGAAACCTACGCGAAGGAGCGGAAAGAGCGCCGCACCGCGATCACCGCGCTGAAGAAGAACCGCCGCGTCGAAGTCGGGCCCCACGCCACTTTCTATTTCGAGAATTACGACACGATGTTCCAGCAGATCCAGGAAATGCTGCACATCGAAAAAGGCGGCGCAGAGCAGCTCGAGGATGAACTGCGCGCCTACAACCCGCTGATCCCGCAAGGCAGCGAACTCGTCGCCACCATCATGTTCGAGATCAATGACGAGGTCCGCCGCGACCGCTTCCTGCGCTCCATCACCTGGGTCGAAAAACATCTTTTCATCGATGTCGGCGGCGAGAAGGTTCCGGGCGAAGCCGAAACCGACGTCGAGCGCACGAAAGCCGACGGCAAGACGTCATCCGTCCACTTCGTCCATTTCCGCTTCACGCCCGGCCAGATCGCGAAATTCCGGGATCCCGCCACCCAGGTCCTCGCCGTCATCGCGCATGAGAACTACCACCACATGGCCGTCCTCCCGCCCGCGGTGAAAGAGGCGCTCGCGATGGACTTCGCCTGAAGCCTGTCAGCCCGCCGGATATTTCGCGCTGAGCCTCTCGGCCATTGCCGCGCGGCCGGTCGCGCGCAGCCGTTCGAGATAGGCGGGCAGCGCGCCGCGCACATGATAGGGCCCGCCCTCGGCCACCACATTCGCCAGCGGGTCGCGCCCCCGCGCCGCATCTTTCATCATGTCCTCGTGCCAGGCGGAGAGCAGGTGAAATCCGCGCGCCGCGATTTCGGGCTGCGCCTCCGCCAGGTTCCTCTCCTCATGCGGGTCGTCTTCGAGGTTGAACAGCATCGCCTCGTCATAGAGATGATAGCCGTCATGCATCGTCGAAATCAGGATCCACTTGTCGAAGCGTACGCCGCGCTGGCAGGTCCACGCGCCTTGCGAAACGATGAGGTGATCCCGGCCCTTGTCCTCGCCCGCCCTCAGGCTGCCCGCGAATGAAACGCCGTCCCAGCTCTCCGGCACCTTGCGGCCGAGAAGCTCGAGCAGCGTCGCCGTCACGTCGATCTGGTAGTGGAAGGCGGAAAGGGTCTTGCCGCCCTCAAGTCCCGGCCAGACGAGAACAAGCGGCACGCGGGTGGTGTGCTGGTCGACGGTCTGGTGGTCGCCATAGACATTGAGTTCCCCCAGCGTCTCGCCATGATCCGACGAAATCATGATCGCGACTTCCTCTTCGATGCCGAGTTCGCCCAGCAGCGCAACGATGCGCCCGACATATTCGTCGGCAACGAGAACGCCTGTGTCGTAGCCGTCGAACATCGCGCGCACCGCCGCCATGTCGGGAATCTGTTGCGGCTGGCGCGGAAAGGCCTGCGCCGCTTTCGGGTTCGGCGCAAAGCCCGAACATTCCTGCGCGCTGTGCGGTCCGCAGCCCTGCCAGTCCCGCGCCCGCTTCTCCTCGGTCAGCCAGCCGGGCAGCGGCGTCTCCGCGAAAGGCTCGCCATAGTCCGGCGCGGCGCGATAGGGCGTATGCGGGTCCCACATATGCACATGCAGAAACCAGTCGCCGTTCCGTCCATTCGCTTCCAGCCACCGCGATGCGATGGCGAACACTTCATCCGCCGTCTCCAGCCCGAACTTGCCGACATTGTAGGTTTCGTCGAAGCCCGCATGCCAGTGAAAGGCCGAATGGCGATGCGCGAAGGAACTGACGCTGACGGTTTTGAGCCCGGCGCGTTTCAGTTGCGCGGGAAAACTGTGCAGATGAAACTGCGACCAGAAGGCCCTGTCCGCGCCGCCGATCACGGGATCGGCATCGGCCCCGCCATGATTGACGACGCCATTGTGAATGCCGAAGCGGCCTGTCAGCAGCGCCGTCCGGCTCGGCAGGCAGGGCGTGTCGGAGGCGTGGACATTTTCGAAGCGCAGGCCCCGCGCCGCCAGCCGGTCGATATGCGGGCTCGTGTTGCGGTGATAGCCGTAACAGCCGAGATGGTCGGCGCGCAGCGTGTCGATGTCGATATAGATGAACTTCATCTCACTCGAACCGCTCGCCGGGATAGACGCCCCAGAGCGCGCTCTGCGCCACCCAGCCTTCCGCGCCGCCGGCCTCAAGGTGGCACCAGTTCCCCGTGCAGCTCGTCACCCGCGCCACAAGTCCCCGCTCCGCATAGGCCATCACCGCGGATTGCCGGTCCGGCTCCTTGTAAAGCGCCACCGGCCCGCCATCCGCCGCCTGCGCATCGACGATCGCGCTGCGCTCGCCCGCCAGCATCGTGTGCCAGATCCAGCCGCCATCGCCTTCATGGTCGCGGATGCGCCGCCAGTTGTTCGATTCCGCGATCACCTCCAGTGGCATGCCGGATTTCCGGTAAACCCAGTCGATGGGAAAATCCGTCCCCGGCCCCCGGCGCACATTGGCGCGGCCGGATTTGAGGCTCACATAGCGCGGCACCGGCAGCCCCGTCGCCGTCCCCGGCGTCCGCACAAGCGGCTCCCGCTCCTCCAGCGCCGCCGTCGCAATTCTGTCGCTCGCCTGTGCCATGCCTGTCAGGCAGCCAAGCGCGACGAGCAGCGCCCCGCCTGCGGCGAGCCCGCGCCCGGTTTTTTTACCTATGGTCCTTTTCCGCTCCGGCATCTATCCCGTCGTTTCCGTCTGCTGATGCCCCCATCCGCGCGACTCACCGGATTTTGCCAGAAAATGGGGCAAACAAACGGATAAAACCTGCTAATAAGAGCCATCGCAGCCGGAGCTTAGCCGGAGTACCTCATGACCGCCAAAAAACCGCTCGTCATCGTCACCCGCAAATTGCCTGCGCCCATCGAGGCGCGGATGGGCGAGCTGTTCGATGTCCGGCTGAACGGCGATGATCACCCCTTTTCCGCGGCCGAGCTTGCGGCTGCGATCCGCGAGGCCGATGTCCTGGTCCCCACCGTGACGGACCGGATAGATGCCCGCCTCCTCTCCCAGGCCGGCGAAAATCTCCGCCTCATCGCCCAGTTCGGCACCGGCGTCGACAATATCGACGTCGAGACGGCCCGCCGCCGCGGCATCACCGTCACCAACACGCCGGGCGTGCTGACGGAAGACACCGCCGACATGACCATGGGCCTGCTGCTGGCCGTGCCGCGCCGCCTCGCCGAAGGCTCCCGCTATCTCCGCGAGCATGAAGGCCAATGGCCCGGCTGGTCGCCCACCTGGATGCTCGGCCGCCGGCTCACCGGCAAGCGCCTCGGCATCATCGGCATGGGCCGCATCGGCCAGGCGGTGGCGCGCCGCGCCAAACCCTTCGGCCTCGAAATCCACTACCACAACAGAAAGCCCGCCAACGCCGTCATCGAGCAGGAGCTCGAAGCGCGTTTCTGGGAAAATCTCGACGACATGCTGCCCAAGGTCGATATCGTCTCGGTCAATTGCCCGCTGACGCCGCAGACCTTCCACCTGCTCGACACGCGCCGCCTGAAACTGCTGAAACCGGAAGCCTATATCGTCAACACCGCGCGCGGCGAAATCATCGACGAGAACGCGCTCATCCGCGCGCTGGAAGCCGGCGAGCTCGCCGGCGCCGGCCTCGACGTCTTCGAGCATGAGCCGACGGTGAACCCGCGCCTGCTGAAACTCCCCAACGTCGTCTCGCTCCCCCACATGGGCTCCGCCACCATCGAAGGCCGCGTCGAAATGGGCGGCAAGGTCATCGTCAACATCAAGACCTTCATGGACGGCCACCGCCCCCCCGACCGCGTCATCCCCGCGATCATGTAAGCGCTCGAATCTATTCCCTGTACTGACAAAAAACAGAAGTGTCATCCCGGCGAAAGCCGGGATCCATGGGCATTTCATGTTTTACAGGTGCAGTCGGTTCTTCGAGAAGAGTGCCGCAACGGCGGTCCCTCCCAAACGGCCAAATCGTCACATGGCTCAAGCCACCGCGTCGAGCCCCTTCCGCTCGATCAGGTTGAGCAGCTTCAGCGACGGCCCGGCGGGCTTCTTCGCGCCCTGCTCCCATGCCTTCACGGTTGCGGCGCTGACATTCAGATAAGCGGCGAACACCGGCTGACTGACCTTGTGCCGTTCCCTGAGAGATTTGATCTTTCGCGGAGACAGGTCGCGCACCGGCTCGAGGCAAAGCACATCGAAGCCGCTCATCGTCGTCTTGTCGATCAGGCCCCTCCGGAAAAGTCCCTCCGCCGTTTCGTGCGCGGCCTTGAGGGCGTCCGTACTCGGGCGGCGTCTAGCACTCATCGCAAACAACCTCCGTCAATTCTTTCTCGGCGCCGAGACGCGCCATGTCCTTTTCCGAAAACCCGTCGAAGATTTTCGCCAGTGCCAGATAGGCTTCCAGCTCTCGTGGCGAAAGGTTGCTCTGGGCGTTCTTCGGAAAGCCGTAAAGAAACACCATCCTCTCGCCGGCGCGAAACATGACGATGGTCCGGTATCCGCCGCTCTTGCCACCGCCGGTCCGCGCGATGCGCTTCTTGACCAGCAGGCCACCCAGCCGGGCATCGACCAGTCCGTCTCCGATCTCGCGAGCGGCCCGGCACAAATCCTCTTTCGCCAGCCGCTCCTTGCGGGCCCAGCGTGCAAAGGTCTTGGCCAGATAGATTTTCATGCGAAGCGGACTGTACTACTAAGTAGCATACATGTCCAGTGTCGCTCTCAGGCGTGCCCGCTCAAATCCGTGATCGTCGGGCTCTCCCCCGTCAGCGCGTTCTTCGGGTCCCATTTGAGCTTCACGGTGCGGAACCGTGTGTCGAGCGCGTCATAGATCAGCAGCTTCCCCGCAAGGCTCTCCCCCGCGCCGGTAATCTCCTTGATGACTTCGAGCGCCTGCAGCGACCCGACAACGCCCGTCAGCGCGCCAAGCACCCCCGCCTCCTCGCAGGTGGGGACAGAGCCGGGCGGCGGCGTCGCGCCCACGAAGTCGCGGTAATTCGGCTTCGGCTTGCCCTCGCCGTCGCGTTCGAAGGCGCGGAACGTCGCCACCTGTCCCTCGAACTGACCGACAGCGGCAGAGACCAGCGGCACCTTCGCGAAGTAGCAGGCATCGTTCACCAGAAACCGCGTCGCAAAATTATCGCAGCCATCCGCAACAATGTCGTATTGCGAAACGATCTCCAGCGCATTGGCGCCCGTCAGCCGCTCCTTGTGCTGAACGATCTTCACATCCGGGTTGATGCGTCGCGCCGCATCGCCCGCGCTCTCCGTCTTCGCCCGGCCGAGATCGCCCGTCCCATGCGCGATCTGCCGCTGCAAATTGGAAAGCGACACGGTGTCATTGTCGATGATGCCGATAGTGCCGGCGCCCGCTGCCGCGAGATACATGAGGCAAGGGCTCCCAAGCCCGCCCGCGCCGATGATGAGCACCCGCGCCTTCAGGAGTTTCTGCTGGCCGGGCCCGCCGATCTCCTTCAGCACGATGTGCCGCGCATAGCGTTCCAGTTGGTCGTCGCTGAGTTTCATGGGCCCAGTCTTACCACGTCCCCCTTCCCTCGGGGGAGGGCGATCTTCAAAGCGGCAGCAGCACCACGCTCTGGCATGACCGCCCGATCCGTCCATGAACGTCGAAAATCTCGGACTCCGTCATGCCGCGTCCGTCGCCATGCCACGAGCCGCGCTGCGCCACGCCGATCCATTCGTCGATTGGCACCCGCGACAGATGAAAGGAAAGATCGGCATTCGGCCAGCCGCTTGCGCTCGGCCGCGCGCCCGCATCCGTCACCGTGAAAAGCGTCGACACATCCGCCACCGCCATCGCATTCGAAAAAGGCGTCGGTACATCGTGGAACGGATGCTTCAGCCGAAACCACTTCGCCCGCGTTCCGTCTTCATGTGTCGTGTCGCGAATATCGACCAGATCGAGAAAGCCGTGATCCTTGCCCGAATTGTTGAAGCCCGGCGGCCGCTCCCATCGGGAAAAACCCTCCGGCTCGAACAGCACTTCGGTTGGCGCTCCCGGCAGCCCGTCTATGGTCACAGGCTTCTGGAAGCAGGCACTCGCCTTTGCCTGCAATTTTCCATCCGCCCATAGCTCGTTCTCGAACACGGCAATCCGTCCGCCCTCGCGCACCGCGCTCACCTTGCTCGAAATCCCCTCGCGCGGCAGCGGCCTCAGCAGATAGAGATTGGCCGAGACGAGCCCGCCAAGCCCGCGCGGCCCCGCCATCGCTTCCATCTCGCCCACGGCGAGCGCCGCCACCGCGCCGCCATGCATGCCGCCAAAGGGGCCTTGCGCTTCCGGCCGCGCGGCCCACACCTCGCCATCGCGCCGGAATACGGGGTTCAGCTCTCTCGTCGGTGCATTCATCGCTCAGGTCTCACTCACCAGATTTCACGATAGGGCCGGATCTCGACATTGAACGACCAGGCCGACTTGTCCTGATGCGCAACATGCCATGTCTCGTCGGCAATTGCCGAGGGCTTGATGAAGAAATCGTCGGGCGCATCCTTGTAGCGTTCCCGCGTCCACGGCACGTCGATCACAGCATCGATGGTGACATAGGCGACATGAACGCCCTTCGGCCCGAGATCGCGCGCCATGGCTTCCGCGAGAATGCGCTGCGCCGCCTTGGTCGGTGCGAAGCCGGCGAAGAAGGCCTTGCCGCGGTGGGCCGAGGTGTTGCCCGTTGCGATAATTGTGCCCTTGCCCGCTTCGATCATGGAGGGGGCCAGCGCGCGGGCGAAATGAAGAAGCGCCATCGTATTGACCTGAAAGTTCCCATTGAGGTCTTTCGGGTCGATTTCAAGGAAGCTGCCCCATGTGCCGCCCACCGCATTGTGAATGAAGACCTCGGGCGCACCCATGGTCTCCCTCACTTGCTTCACGGCCGCCGCGATCTCCTCTTCCTTCGACACATCGCAGACGAAAGCCTTCGCGTCCGGCAATTCCGCTTCCAGTGCCGCAAGCCGCTCCTTGTCGCGCGCGAGCATCGCGACGGCATAGCCGCCTGCCGCAAAGCGCCGTGCCAGCGCCGATCCGGTGCCGGGGCCAACACCGGTGATCATCGCAACGGGTTTTGCCATGGGTCATTCCTCTCGTTTAAGGGGCGTTCAGGCGGCTGCGGCTTCGCGCACAAAGTCGAGCCGGTCATTGCCGAAGAAAATTTCATCGCCGACGAAGAAGGTCGGCGTGCCGAAGACGCCTCGCTCCGCCGCCGCCTTCGTTTCGGTTTCCAGCCGTTCGTGGAATTCGGGCGTCTCCGCCGTTTCCCAAATGCCCTTGCCGGCGATCCCGGCATCGGCCAGCACGGCGTCGCGTCCTTCCGCCGTCACGATATCGCGCGGCGTCTTCCAGACCGCATTGAAAATCGCGTCATTGTAGGCCCCGGCAAGCCCGAGCTCCTGCGCCGCCATCGCGCCGCGTGTTAGCAGTTTCCCGTCGAGCTTGCCCGCCAGAAGCGCCGTCCAGAATTCCGCATTGGTCGCCATCGGAATGCCGAGCCGCTTCGCCCAGCGCGCCGCGTCCATCCCGGCATAGCGTCCCTTCGGTGGGCAGGCGGGCGAAGGTATGTTTCCAACGAGCTTCATCACGCTCAGAATATGCATCGGGCGGTAGACCACGGGCGCGCCAAGCGATTTCATCTGCTCATGCGCGAGATAGGTGTAGGGGCTCGGATAATCGAAATAAAACTCGACAGTCCTGGTCATGACGCATCCTCCGGTCAGGTGACAATCGCCTCTTCCACATCCCGCAAGCGGTCCTTGCCGAAATAGATTTCGCCATCGACAAAGAAGGTCGGAATGCCGAAGGCGCCGCGATTGACCGCATCTTCCGTGTTGGCGACGAGCTTTGCCTTCACATCCGGCTCCTGGATGCGCGCGAGAATATGCGCGCCGTCGATGCCGCCCGCGTCGAGCGTCGCCTTGATGATTTCCGGATCGTCCATCTTCAGCGACTGTTCCCACATCGCCGAGGCCACAACCTCGAAATATTTCGGCAGCGCGCCGTCCATCTCGGCCGCAATCGCACCGCGCATGATCTGCAATGTGTTGACCGGGAAATGCGCGTTGAACTTGAATTTCGTCAGCCCGTGCTTCTTGATGAAACGCTCTATCTCCAGCATTCCGTATTCGGGCTTGTTCTTGATGCCGGCTTCCGAAATCGCCGGCGACACGTTCCCCGTCGCCTTGAAGATGCCGCCCAGCAGCACCGGCACATACTGAAACCGCGCCCCCGTCCGCTGCTCGATGGCCGGCAACGCCTTGGCGGCCAGATAGGCATTCGGACTGCCGAAGTCGAAAAGGAATTCCACCTTCTTCGTCATGTTCGTTCCCTCTTTCGTGTTCAGAAAGTTTCCATCCAGGGCCTGAGGTCGAGCTCATGCGTCCAGGCGTCGCGCGGCTGCATGTGGAGCTGCCAATACATCTCGGCAATGTGGTCGGGATTCAAGATCCCGTCCTCTTCCTTCAGCTTGTAGCGTTCGGGAAATGTGTCGCGAATGAAGGCCGTGTCGATCGCGCCATCGATGATCGGATGCGCGACATGGATGCCCTTCGGCCCCAGCTCCCGCGCCATGCTCTGGGCGAGCGCGCGCAACGCGAATTTCGCGCCCGCAAAGGCGCTGAACCCGGAGCCGCCGCGAAGGCTTGCCGTCGCGCCGGTAAAGATGATCGTCCCCTTGCCCCTCGGTACCATGACGCGCGCCGCCTCGCGTCCGGTGAGGAAGCCGGAATAGGCCGCCATCTCCCAGACCTTGCGGTAAACCCGCTCCGTCATTTCGAGGATCGGGAAATTCACATTGGCGCCGATATTGAAGACCATCACCTCGACGGGCCCC
Above is a window of Parvibaculum lavamentivorans DS-1 DNA encoding:
- a CDS encoding rubrerythrin family protein, with product MASLSGSKTWENLKEAFAGESQANRRYLYFAQKADVEGFNDVAAVFRSTAEGETGHAHGHLEFLEEVGDPATGEPIGATDKNLKAAIAGETHEYTDMYPGMARTARDEGFDEIADWFETLAKAEKSHAGRFQKALDSLGS
- the fabA gene encoding 3-hydroxyacyl-[acyl-carrier-protein] dehydratase FabA, whose protein sequence is MAERKSAYSLDDLLECAHGRLFGPGNAQLPLPPMLMIDRITHISDEGGEHGKGLIKAEFDIKPELWFFPCHFEGDPIMPGCLGLDGAWQLLGFFLGWIGGKGKGRAVGVGEVKFSAMVTPAVKKIEYIIQLKRVVNRRLVVGVADCTILADGELAFTITDMKVGLQTEEQAA
- the irrA gene encoding iron response transcriptional regulator IrrA, coding for MLVTQERPYAQTLTRLREAGLRPTRQRLALGRILFDGGDRHVTAEALHEEAQKAGVSVSLATVYNTLHQFTGAGLLREVVVDSARTYFDTNIDDHHHFFIEKDGALMDIAGTDVTIGKLPAAPEGMDIARVDVIVRLHDRPKG
- the fabB gene encoding beta-ketoacyl-ACP synthase I, translating into MRRVVVTGMGIVSSIGNNTQEVVGSLREGKSGIVRADTYAEMGFRSQVHGSLKINLDEAVDRRARRFMGDGAAYAWIAMEQAIRDAGLEESDVSNPRTGLIVGSGGPSTKAIVAAADMARTEPVKGPKKVGPFAVPKAMSSTCSANLSTWYKTKGVNYSISSACSTSANCIGNAAEMIQWGKQDVMFAGGGEELDWTLSVLFDAMGAMSAKRNDTPEKASRAYDKDRDGFVITGGGGILVLEELEHAKARGAKIYAEIVGYGATADGADMVAPSGEGAVRCMKMALQNVKEKVDYINPHATSTPVGDIPEINAIREVFGADMPPISATKSLTGHAQGAAGVHEAIYTLLMMQSGFIAASANIDEIDPAVADANIARTRIDNADINLAISNSFGFGGTNATLALQRYNG
- a CDS encoding DUF3501 family protein encodes the protein MKKEITPADILPYETYAKERKERRTAITALKKNRRVEVGPHATFYFENYDTMFQQIQEMLHIEKGGAEQLEDELRAYNPLIPQGSELVATIMFEINDEVRRDRFLRSITWVEKHLFIDVGGEKVPGEAETDVERTKADGKTSSVHFVHFRFTPGQIAKFRDPATQVLAVIAHENYHHMAVLPPAVKEALAMDFA
- a CDS encoding heterodisulfide reductase-related iron-sulfur binding cluster, whose product is MSSPTEGSPKEGSTEAPIRHPIEWRNPDFYDAEKIDAEMRRIFDICHGCRRCFNLCDSFPRLFDLIDESPTGELDEVKSSDFGPVVEACTLCDMCYMTKCPYVPPHEFNLDFPHLMLRYRAAEGKEKQGFPFVQAQLAQTDRNGKLAQPVAPLANWGSSRANKLTRPVLEAVAGIDRRAELPKFHGQTFTMRAKKQDKEGLSAPKPAPASGRKAVLFATCFVNYNNPGVGEAARLVLAHNGVETEVAYPGCCGMPFLEQGNIEKVAAQAEKVAKDMCAWIDKGYDIITLTASCGLMFKFEWPLILPENEDVMRLSAATRDIDEYVVDIAKKEGLAAGLRPVEGGVTAHLACHARAQNMGAKSAEMMRLIPELKLDVVERCSGHGGTFGVMKETFDVAMKVGKTASRNVAKTGNKYVTSDCPLAAKHLTHEIETMGEPQLPQASHPIEIMARAWGLI